The Gossypium hirsutum isolate 1008001.06 chromosome D07, Gossypium_hirsutum_v2.1, whole genome shotgun sequence genome includes the window TTATActtaaatgtttcaaaatttacaaaacagtCCCTATGCCTCAGGTTTTACCGTTTTCATAAAACAATCCctgaaattcaaattttatagtttttatgatttaatccctaaaatcctaaattttcatagttttacaattcagtccctaTAAATTGGATATTCTTCTTTTACAATTCAGTCTTAAATCCCAGTTTGCATTTTTTTCAAAACAGTCTCTTTTCTAAAAGTTTcagattttacaatttagtccctacaactaaaattgtcaaaatttccacaaattagtccctgatttTTGAAccattaaactttcatattctgtTTTCAGAATTTTAAATTCTCAAATCATATAATCATCctaaaaactcaagttttgaaatctttacaatttagtccttctaatttaaaacattctaatttaAGTACAATGTTTCTAATACTTTAGATATCATATTATTATAGTCTTataataaaaaccctaaatttaatttctctatttaattccttgatttttaaattttacataattttcaatttagtccttatttataattttattaaattaaccacTTAAAATGATTCACCATTCACTTCATACATGAGCATAACTTTCATCACTTAGAACATAGAAAATAAGTATACACACCTAATCCTTACAATTATACATTCAAATAAACATAACATAATAATTGGAACAACTTACCCATGCTTTCTCCCACTTCCGTTCACATCTTCTAGCCTCCATGGTTGGTTTCATATGAAAGGACAACCttgaattagaattagaattagatgTAATATCTCACTTTAActttaaagaattttaaattagaaatatgtttgaataaaaaatgaaccaaattgaaataaatgcaaatcttttttttttaaataagagaataatttCTCTTTACATCTATAggcttttctttatttaatatttaattaataaaatcaatgGTTTACATTTAATCACATGATTTTAATCCAATAGCTATAATTTCTATAtctctttttataatttaaaatttaaaaataatatttaatgataaaatgactaaattgttctttaaaatatattttcatatttaagagATAATGGTAAAATGTATTTGACCTTGTAGTTCATCTttcacaaatttttaatttaatctttactaaaattttactattcattCATTCTTTTCTAATGTCCAAATTTTGACTTTACTatcattatttaattgataaactCTCGCATTTGAGAAAAATtgctatttatttttcaaaatactaTTATTAGTGACATTGAGATTTTACATGAGAGAACTCCCTTACTTTCACTggtttatccttaatttttaatACCCAATTCGGGGAGGTGAGAGGAAAGGAAgattaataatttttcatttattaaaatgtcatttttattctttatttattttttgatgacttttttttttactttgaattttcTCTATTTAATGCATTGAAAATATTTGCTTATTACTTTTGTTGTGAATAGTTGTATTCTTCTGAATTATTACAACTTTTTCAAGTATATTAGAACTCCTTTTACTTTTTAACTTTGTATCAtattgataaactataaaaattattttttacatatttgaattgttaatatcaaattaatttacactttttttttatcaaatcttgTAATTATCATTTTATGAAGAACattgattttataatttaatttaattattatatgttatttaagTAAGGTTATAATTAGAAAAACtatttaaacatttattttattaaatttagaaataatatttccttattttcttttaaccttcctttcctttatttttaattatccaaAACTTCAAGGGAAATAACCAAAGTGAGGCAGTTTAAGCTTTTGATGAAATCATGAGTTATATAATCTTAACTCTTctttaaaacttgaaatttcatTAATACAAAATGTgatattttttgataatttctatatcTTGAATTCCAGCTTTCAGCTGTTTACATAAAACAccatatgtatacatataatatTGATACAAGTAAAAGCAGCAGCTAATGCTAAAGAATACAGTGTTAAATGAAAATTGTGGTAATCAAGTTGATTTTCAGGAGGGTAAGATTAAACCAAGAAATCAGTATCCGAAAGTTCAAGGACCTTGTGAGCACCAATGGGGTCTACTCCGGGCCGGAACCTGTTCCCTTCAATATACCTGGAATTGGCATAAAGAAAGGGGTTagatatttgtttcttttttcacctttgtggttTTGTAACTGCCTACTTTTGTATGTAAATTAAGTGATGAAAACCACTCACAGTTCTTTCAAGAAAGGATGCTTATAGAATGCATTCGGAATTCGGCCTGAGAATTGGTTATGATCCAAGTACCTGTTATCGTCCACGATCGAGACCACATGTTAAATATCGCAAGAATGTATGCATTCATGCAAAACCCGTATTTCATATGCTAAACATGAAAAAAAGTCCGTATTTCTAAATCAAGCTAGACTCAAGTGTGTTAGAAAATCTCACAAATATGTTAGCTTCGGAATATCGGCGAGTGCCGTTGGTATCACTCCAGACATCTTGTTGTATGAAAGGTATCTGAAaccaataaaaagaaagtaaaaaaaagaaagagccGAAGAgtctcataaaatacaaaatcAATATATTATTGGTACTTACAATATCTCCAAATTTGTCACATTTGCGAGCTGAGCCGGAACTCCTCCGGTCAAATAGTTGTTATTCAAATATCTGCATCAAATGCAAGCCTTAAGCAACTTTGAATCGGATCACATGGAAAAGCAAATCATTTCACAAAAATAATGGATGAGTTCCATAGCACATTAAccaactaaaatataacatacagATTTCGTAGAACTGGGAAGCAGCCTTCAATACGAATAAGCTCCCGAATGGTACCAACCAAATGGTTATTACCGACATCCCTGGAGAAACAAACACAATCGTTTGGCATAATAACGAAAAAAAAGTTTTCATAGAAAGGTAAAGCAAATAGCAGACAGTATGCTTACATGTGCCGAAGGTTTTGTAAAGTGCCCAATTCGGGCGGAATTCGCCCAGTGAAACGGTTTTCTTGAAGATAGAGATAACAGAGCTCGGGTAAATTTGCAAGCTCCTTCGGGATCTCGCCCTTAAAATTATTAAAGCTCAATGACCTGAAGAAAGTTCAATTAGATATTCCCGAACTCATTCCAAAATGCAAGCACATAAAATCACATTCAACACTGAGAGAGATACTTTGGGAAATATAAGAAGAAAATACTCACAGATGGGTTAGTTTTTTAAGCTCCCCAATCTCCGGAGGAAGGACATCTTGGAGCTTATTCCACCTCAAATTTCTGTGCGATTCATAGAAGTTGGTCATTGGAAATTAAAAGAAACATATTCTTGGATGAAAGATAATGATATTTTGaagaaaataaattgtttttgtCAATAATTTTATCTGCCATTTATGGAAATGAATGGTGCGTTTTTTAAATATTGGTCTAGATACCACAACAGGATTAATATCCAATAATGAAGCCTGGAtcaatcaataattataatgtagcAAACTGTGGACATGGTTCTGATATTTTTATACAACATACCTATGTTGCTCCAactctatttcatttatttatttattatgtactGTGTCCAACCCATTTTCGTAAACAAGTATAGAGATATGACCCTCCAAAAATATGGAAAACCtaaggaaaaaaaggaaaaattaaacaTATCCATGCCAGGCACATACCCGTATCTGACACTTACACTAGAATCCAAGTAACATAGTAGCATGCTATATAACCTAGCTGGTTTGCATGGTATACTTCAGAGCAATTACTTCACTAACAATAAGACCTGGAAATCATAATTGCTTCACTTATAGCAAATTGCAATATAAGTATGTGAAATGAGTCAATTCATACAGATATTTGGAGAGAGTTACTCTAAAGTCGTCCACATAACAGTATAACAAAGAAGAAAACTTACAACATTCTAAGTCGTCTTAGCCGGCCAATTTGTGGAGGTATTGGGCCAGTCAGCTTGTTGTTATGGAGATCCCTGTCACAATAGAAATGTCAAGAAGGAAAAATAGTTCCACTTAGAAATCTGAGAGCTAAAACATCTACATGATAACCCATCAACACGGGTATGATATTTTGTGTGTGAATATATTTGTACTTTTTTGTTAGTGAGAACCACATACTAAGATACCATAGAACAGATTATTTCATCGCTATTTCAGGGGATCGTAATTTATGTAAACGTTGAAAGCATTGATTTCGAATGAGTGATGTATAAGTTGTGCACATGAACTTATGCAGACATGCAAATATGCATCAGGCATAGCAAGGTGATAGATGCAGGTGAGAAGATTATGGGGACGTTATAAAAAAGACTCCATGCTTGCATCAAGCTTTTGAGTTATTGAgggtttttttttccaatttttatgCCAATCTCATCTGCATGTTCTATGGATCAAAAGCATGAAATAACACTCAAGTACATGCAACATTCTAACTCCTAAAAACCATGGTTCTAAAAATAGGACTAGTGGTTGAACTAATCAGACCACTGGTTCCCGGTTTGACCGCCTGTCCAgttttgattaaatgaattattaaaaattcataaaaattttaacaaaattatttaaaaaattataaaaccggTTCAAGCACTGATTCAACCAGTTCTTTATCTTTGTTCAATCGGTCCCGAGTGGTTCGCTTAAAAGCCAGTTCAACCCCTTTGTCAGACCAGTATATTGGCCGGTTTCTGGCCCGACCAGTAGGTCTGGCCCGGTTCCAACAACCATGCTAAAATATCCAAAATGAATTTATGGGCATCAGACTTGATCTTGTAATCTACAAGTTCGTGTTAACAAGGGATCTGATTACCATTTCGGAGCACagtcaagaaaaaaaaataacatgtttcTTTTCACATCTGAGAAACAAATATTTTAGCTTACTACATGAGAAAGAGTGAACTCACAATCTTGTTAAATCCAATAAATTAGTTACAGCAATAGGAAAAGGACCAACGATGGATACGGCATACACTTCCCTGtaaaagaaaatagtaataataacaattCAAGGTCAGGGTCAATACAAGCCAACAGAATAACATACAATAGTGAATCAAGGCAGAAAAGTAGTCACTTGAATATCTTTCAAATAGCCTCTAAAATGAGATAAGATAcaaatcgaaaagaaaaaaaaaacacatagaATGAGAAACCAAAAAGTGATTGAATTCAATCATGGCAGAACAGTATTCACCTTGGCATCTTTCCCCCCAATCCGTAATGTAAGATATAACATAAATGTGAATGAAACATAGAATGTTGAATCAATGGTGAAATACATTTGCATTGTTCATTAGATAAACAAAGGCATTAGAATTCAATCATGGCAGAGTGGTACTCATTTCGGAATCTTCCCCCCAAACCGTAACATAAGATATAGATACAAGTTGGAATGAAATATAGAACAAGAATCAACAGAAAAAGGCATTTGCATTGTTCATTAGATGGCATTTGTGAAGCAAAGACACATCCCTTTCACTAATAAGCATATTAAGCAAAAACAGAATGCATTGCAGATATGATACATACAGTTCGGTAACAACTCTATAGTCTCCTTGAGTTGAACATGTTACACCAGACCAAGGCGGTAAATCACCATCACCACAAGGATCGTCCCCGATCCATGCATATACAACTCTCCATCCAAGTGATGCTTTTATCTCATTTAAGGCTTTTACTGCAATAAAACTAACCAAATATCAACCCATTGCATCAAAACATATTTAtgctctattttaatttttttaatgatgatAGCTTCAATTCTCACAAAATCTGCAGTAACAATAAACATCAGATATCCCTAAAAACCAACTTTAAATTTCTAATTGATCAATTTAAGCTGCTCCACAAGAATTCAAGCTAAATGAATAGTGCGTTAAAAGTTGGCTAAAAAAGATGAAAACACAAGTGAAGAACCAAGCAGAGCACAATAACTAAAAGAAACAGTTAGTTTGGACCCAAAAGAACATTGGGGATTTtactttatataaaaaatgacattctgggtaaactttttttccttctatatcaattatttctagccatattttctcagcaaccaaacagAGCAAAAAGAAAGGGAGATCTAAGTAGAAAgagcaaaaaaaataaagaaggaaaACTTACCATCTCTCTTGAGAGTTTTGGAGTGAGTAATGGAGACCGAGAAAGCTAGAAAGCAAATCAAAGTTAGTGGCCAAGGGGAAACCATTTTCGGGAGCATAGACAAAGATCTAACCCCAAATGAACTGAAATTGAACTCCTTTTTCCTTGTAATTTATAAGAAAAAGCTAAATTGTAGATCCGCCTATGGCCAGTTGGCAGCTttctacatacatacatacatatatatcttCTAAGATTTAGAGGGTAGTTTTATACTCAAGTCTTTCCGTGTTGACGTTTGCCGACAGTCTTACAAATGGTTTTTGGACAGTAAAAACAAATTTACAGAAATGGGttaataaaatagatttttaattttcatttctatctttatttttgttatttttatttagatttcctttccaaaaaagttaagaaaattgGAGGATagaaaattttccttttatttttttattttttataatttataaaaattttaaattagtaatgataaaattatactttagcccccaaatatgataaaaatttgattcaatcttttaaaaattataaagatacagactattaaaatagtaaaattatatttttaatttcataaaaatatacaatttaatttcatccaATAACTTTTTTTGACTTCAACCTTGGTTAAAAAGAAATTCAATCTTATATTTACTTAGAAATTATtgttttttgtcaaaaaaaaaattttaataaagtatataataataaaaatatgttaacAATGTTATAtggttaaaaatgtttttgataaaaaaattcatttatttcttaACATGTCATTACGGACAATATTTACATGTATGGTTTACAGTGGCGGAGCCAAGGGTGGCAGGCCCTGGCCATCttaaaatgggaaattttccatttaggtcctttataatttataaaattagtaatagtaaaattacattttaacctctaaaaataataaaaatttaatttaatcatttaaaaattataaagatataaactattaaaattataaaattatattttactatcataaaatatacaatttaattttgtacCTACTGAAAACATATATTGCAACAAAATGGATAGATGAAGCAatacaatatgtatatatatattaaaatggaaTTGTATGAGTTATACAACGGGCAAAATACTaaaaaaagccctatttttttaaaatttatcaaaatgggcccggtattttattatttaccggaatgggctaTTTTCctcgaaatcgcgtccacgtcagagcgatgtcaggggacgtgtcagcaaatcgTGTCCACATCAGCGCGATTTGCTTatgtggacacaaatcgcgcctacgaggatgcgatttgctgacacgtcccctgacatcgcgctgacgtggacgcgattttgggGAAAAtagcccattccggtaaataataaaataccggacctatttcggtaaattttaaaaaaaatagggcttttatgtgtaatttgcccctttttttggtattttgccccTAATAATACATATTAATGTATTGCTGTAATATGTAGCTCAAATTATGTATTgtaattaatattcataatattgtAGCTCAAATTGTCAACCCGTCTATActattgtactaataatatatattaatgtaatattgaagagttaattgattaaaaaaataaatgcaacaagtacaaaaaagattcaaaattattaccaacaagatttgaaccaaggtactaagggaaaagagcaagcatcttaaccaactaaactaaatcaattaattgacatattataaaaatactgttattatcttaattatattacttacgttctaacgatttatcggatctatttcatacacgtgtcaaatcagaaaaaataatacaacaattctgtaaaaaaaatccagtgtttacttcaaataaataaggaaaataatgatttgaatgtttcaaaattcaattttaaactgaaaaaatcaaaatttggaggcaaaaaaggatctttttcgacaAAAACTGCAGCAAACCGCCTTCGGTTGTTTGttagcgcgtagatctcgaaaacttatttgaaatcataaaaaaatcgtctcaatcggataaccgagccaaaagttatggcctttcaaagttttccaagctaaaaaacataaactgttcatgaaTTATTGCTTCCACATCAGCAAATCGTgcttacgtggacgcgatttgttgccacgtaagtaatcgcgctgacgtggacgcgatttgctgacacatcccctgacttcgcgctgacgtggacgcgatttcggagaaaatggcccattccggtaaataataaaataccgggccaatttcgataaattttaaaaaaataggacttttatgtgtaatttacccttatacaacaacaacaaaaaagtgTTGAGTATCATATGTTAATGTAATCCTCTACATAttatagtaaatatatatttttagtatacttaacaaaattcatgccaaaagaaaaaaaaaccttcaaaactaaaaaaaaaaaaattgtttccaactattttagttatcaattattatatttatatagagTTGACAAAATAGACtttagtttgaaaatttatctataacattttaaatttaagaaaaattgagCTCGAGAAAGCTCAagctaaaaaaacaaaatttgagcCCAAAACTAATTTGAGCTCATGCCTAAAATAGATCCGATCTAAAATTAGAAAAAACTTGAATttatgaaaacatattttaaatattatataattatattgaaattttacaaataacaataaattataaattaaataaattttaaaaacattaattatgaatataaaatatttgttaatgtataataaatatttaaagttaataattgtttgaatttacaaaattcaaatttaattgatTATATAAAGTATATAATGATGTAAGATATTAATTTAatgatatgaaaatttaattaagtcTAAAGAATTCACCTGTTAAACTTTTGGGTAAAATCTTAAAATCTTGTCTTGTTAGTTTAAGACATTTTGATGAATACAAGCTTGAATTACAAAACTGAtcaaataacatgaatttatgtTCATTGTTAGCAGGTTCCAAAAGTTCTATGGCAAGACAAAGTGGGGGTATATAGAGGCACATAACATGGATaaaaattttggataatttttataatattttatttatatttaaatttttctgtttttttttgtagtttgttaaattttttttattaattattataaatttataatattttaacacttttaaaaatatatatacaataatctTAATTACCTCTAGAATGTCCagattcatttcatattcataatATTTCAGTCGCGTAAGTATTTATTAACAGTTAAATTAGTCAATGACAATTTTCATTACTAGAAGGGTCTAGTTAAAGTTGTTTTTGTTATTGAGGACTCAAATGGGTGTGTTATTAAAGgctttgattaattttttttttattttttagtaatgattttttttacctttaaacctaaatataataaacatttttcaatactcaaaatttagtattataataaataataaaaattatttttattaatttaaaagttttttcaaactcatactttatatatattataaataattattcaaataaataaaatttatataaatatcatatagcCATAAATATtacatacaaataaaaaaatattacacacaaattcatacatatatcttataataatattaattatgtttataaaattgttatatattatataatcataaatattatatataataagcactttttttaattatgttatatacaataattctattaaaattgaacatttatataaaatatttactttGTATGAAGCACATTTGTATTTTGCCATTATgatgtaaaagtaaaattaatcaTCACATtcgaaatataatttataaaacatcaaattcatttgaatttgtttaagtcTACTCGACCTGGTCCAATAAAATCCGAGAAAATTTGAGTCTGAAGAAATCCAAATCTAAAAGTACTTGAgctaaaaatttctaaacctgAGAAATTTCGAGCCTAAACTCATTTGAATCTAAAGGCAACTCAATTCAAGTCTTTCCGAACCGTCCCATTTACCACCTCTATATTTATGTAACAAAAAgataaatgtaaatttattaaatatatatttaatattaaataactCGTGTATTGCACGGGTAATAGACTAGAATTGAATATTCTAATATTTATAGAGTAATTTATACGTGGCTTTTTCATATTAATGTATCAGCTCTCTCTGAGAGCATAAATAGGGTTTCCACACTCATGTTTCCCAACTTTGTATTAATTGGCCGTAGTCCTTCGTCCACCCTTGCCTAGTTGGGTTTCTACTAGCTTTAACCTTCTCGAGTTTTGCTTGCATCCTTAACCTTaaaataatgtttgaaattatttttacaataatgcACATGTCAAATATTCATTGGACCACATGATGCCATTTGATCTtagtactaaattgaatattaacCAAACTCAAATACTAAATTAAGATAAAAGAAAAATCTCAAATgccaaatgtttaaattttagataaaataataCACTAATAATTCTTTATTAAATGAagacaatttttaataaattagataCAATATAAATCTcattaattaacattattaatatattataatttttttaagttgaaaattaaaaaaaatttatttgaatgttaaatgttgcAACAACCACATTTTTATAACATCCAAAATTTTGACAAAACAAATAAAACTATTATGGAGAAAATTAACTGTACCCGACATATAAACCTATCCAAAGAGACATCAATCATCTTGTAAGCAACCAAGGAAACACATCAAGATCAATTAAAAACCTCTACACATCAAGTTATAACCTGCGTTTGACACTCATGTTGTGTAGGACATAAGTACAAAGATATAACCTTCCAAATAccctttaaatatatattatattatgaaaagaGATATGCCAAGTCATGGAACATAGAGAAAATTGATAAAGCAAATAAGTAGCAAAGAGCTGGATTGTATTAATAGACTGTGAGAAACAAAAACCAGGTGATAGTCTTAAAGCCCAAGTTGTGTGCGCAAGGAATTACACTAGACAGAAGGCTTCGACAGGATGGCAAGCAAGAACAAGCAAGTCCAAAAATCGAAATATTCAATAACGAAGATCTACTTTCCGAGTAATCGACGAGCACGTTGGTTTGCACCTTGGACTCGGAAATTTAACTCATCCACGTCATCTTGGAGACCATTCAGACTTTTGTTTTGCCTGCGATAATGGTTAAGCCAAATTATTTTCTAATGTAGTTATATAACCAAAAAATACCGGGCTACCAGGTGAGAACATTAACAAGAAACAAACCTCTCAATTTCAGATCCCATGTCAATGGCCATATCCTTCAGTTCTCCTAGTAGATCACTTAAATCGGAGAGGGCAATGTCTTGCTTTGATTTTTCAACCTGTTACGACAATCCCAGAAATATGCAACAAGTTGCCTTTTAGAATTAGTGGCTTGTTTCATGCACTcactaatcatatatatatttttatatttttgggaaAAAACAGGCGCAGCACACACCTCAACTTTTTGAGATGTATTTGTGGGCTCCGGGGGTGGTGTTCGAGACTTTGAACCTCCATGAGGAACAGGAGTCAATCCAAGCTTCTCCCTTTGTTCCAAATGGGCACCCCTTCTTTGTGAATCATCTGTATTTTGAGTAAGTTGGACAAAATAGACCAATCAGAAACAACTCCAAAATCACCAAGAACctctaattataaaaaattacacattCCAACTTATCATATAGAGTGATAGAGTGAAAACGAACATAATTCATGGAGGGTACAGAAAGAAGATGACCTCTTGTGACAATGGGGCCAATGATTGCACGAGTCTTCTTTGGCTTCCAAGTTTTAGAGAACATACCTCCAAGGCTTCCAAGAAGCTTCTCACCCTGAAATTTGAAAGAACTATCATTCGAAGCATCCGTTTAATTGCATAAGATCAATGCAGAGGAGGTTAGTTTAATTGAATTATCATTCAAGAAGAAATGAAAGATGAAAATACATAGAAGGAGCAAATTTTAATGGAACACCAATTACCAATTCTAAAATGTAGTTAAACTATTATGTTACCAATTTCAAAGACTAGTTTCCTTCCTGCATTGGATCAAAGATTTTCCCTTTGTAAACTGTCTGAAGGCTCACAACTCATGAACTGCATAGCACAATAGATCAGAGAGATTGCCAGTGGCAGCACAAGACAGCAGCTCTTACAAACTGCTGCGAGTAAGTTCAGTGAGTGGTCTTATAAGTGTCAAGTCAGTTTCTTACAAAGTAGCCTATTGGGAGAGGAATAAAGGGTTTCCAGGTTCAGGAAGTTTCGGAACTGATAGTATAAACATTTCATAGTATGAGTGAAAACTGGAGCCTACTTAAGGATTTAAATTTTGTGCGACCCCTTATGATCATCATGCTAACACAAACAAATCCAAATATcttgttttagaaaaatataaactatGAAAAAGAAGAAATCATAAAGCTTTTCAAGTTTTTGTATCCTAAGGCTATTCTTCAATCATCTAGTATATGGTTTTCATCCCGAAAATGAATAGATGGTTTGTAATGAAGTAGTCTCTTGGAAGAGGAATAAAG containing:
- the LOC107953471 gene encoding probable leucine-rich repeat receptor-like protein kinase At1g35710, whose amino-acid sequence is MLPKMVSPWPLTLICFLAFSVSITHSKTLKRDVKALNEIKASLGWRVVYAWIGDDPCGDGDLPPWSGVTCSTQGDYRVVTELEVYAVSIVGPFPIAVTNLLDLTRLDLHNNKLTGPIPPQIGRLRRLRMLNLRWNKLQDVLPPEIGELKKLTHLSLSFNNFKGEIPKELANLPELCYLYLQENRFTGRIPPELGTLQNLRHMDVGNNHLVGTIRELIRIEGCFPVLRNLYLNNNYLTGGVPAQLANVTNLEILYLSYNKMSGVIPTALADIPKLTYLYLDHNQFSGRIPNAFYKHPFLKELYIEGNRFRPGVDPIGAHKVLELSDTDFLV